A region of Homo sapiens chromosome 17, GRCh38.p14 Primary Assembly DNA encodes the following proteins:
- the ADORA2B gene encoding adenosine receptor A2b isoform X2 has translation MSERSRTLRYKSLVTGTRARGVIAVLWVLAFGIGLTPFLGWNSKDSATNNCTEPWDGTTNESCCLVKCLFENVVPMSYMVYFNFFGCVLPPLLIMLVIYIKIFLVACRQLQRTELMDHSRTTLQREIHAAKSLAMIVGIFALCWLPVHAVNCVTLFQPAQGKNKPKWAMNMAILLSHANSVVNPIVYAYRNRDFRYTFHKIISRYLLCQADVKSGNGQAGVQPALGVGL, from the coding sequence GTATAAAAGTTTGGTCACGGGGACCCGAGCAAGAGGGGTCATTGCTGTCCTCTGGGTCCTTGCCTTTGGCATCGGATTGACTCCATTCCTGGGGTGGAACAGTAAAGACAGTGCCACCAACAACTGCACAGAACCCTGGGATGGAACCACGAATGAAAGCTGCTGCCTTGTGAAGTGTCTCTTTGAGAATGTGGTCCCCATGAGCTACATGgtatatttcaatttctttgggtGTGTTCTGCCCCCACTGCTTATAATGCTGGTGATCTACATTAAGATCTTCCTGGTGGCCTGCAGGCAGCTTCAGCGCACTGAGCTGATGGACCACTCGAGGACCACCCTCCAGCGGGAGATCCATGCAGCCAAGTCACTGGCCATGATTGTGGGGATTTTTGCCCTGTGCTGGTTACCTGTGCATGCTGTTAACTGTGTCACTCTTTTCCAGCCAGCTCAGGGTAAAAATAAGCCCAAGTGGGCAATGAATATGGCCATTCTTCTGTCACATGCCAATTCAGTTGTCAATCCCATTGTCTATGCTTACCGGAACCGAGACTTCCGCTACACTTTTCACAAAATTATCTCCAGGTATCTTCTCTGCCAAGCAGATGTCAAGAGTGGGAATGGTCAGGCTGGGGTACAGCCTGCTCTCGGTGTGGGCCTATGA
- the ADORA2B gene encoding adenosine receptor A2b isoform X1, producing MKAAHVVLSAWYKSLVTGTRARGVIAVLWVLAFGIGLTPFLGWNSKDSATNNCTEPWDGTTNESCCLVKCLFENVVPMSYMVYFNFFGCVLPPLLIMLVIYIKIFLVACRQLQRTELMDHSRTTLQREIHAAKSLAMIVGIFALCWLPVHAVNCVTLFQPAQGKNKPKWAMNMAILLSHANSVVNPIVYAYRNRDFRYTFHKIISRYLLCQADVKSGNGQAGVQPALGVGL from the exons ATGAAAGCAGCACATGTTGTTCTCTCGGCCTG GTATAAAAGTTTGGTCACGGGGACCCGAGCAAGAGGGGTCATTGCTGTCCTCTGGGTCCTTGCCTTTGGCATCGGATTGACTCCATTCCTGGGGTGGAACAGTAAAGACAGTGCCACCAACAACTGCACAGAACCCTGGGATGGAACCACGAATGAAAGCTGCTGCCTTGTGAAGTGTCTCTTTGAGAATGTGGTCCCCATGAGCTACATGgtatatttcaatttctttgggtGTGTTCTGCCCCCACTGCTTATAATGCTGGTGATCTACATTAAGATCTTCCTGGTGGCCTGCAGGCAGCTTCAGCGCACTGAGCTGATGGACCACTCGAGGACCACCCTCCAGCGGGAGATCCATGCAGCCAAGTCACTGGCCATGATTGTGGGGATTTTTGCCCTGTGCTGGTTACCTGTGCATGCTGTTAACTGTGTCACTCTTTTCCAGCCAGCTCAGGGTAAAAATAAGCCCAAGTGGGCAATGAATATGGCCATTCTTCTGTCACATGCCAATTCAGTTGTCAATCCCATTGTCTATGCTTACCGGAACCGAGACTTCCGCTACACTTTTCACAAAATTATCTCCAGGTATCTTCTCTGCCAAGCAGATGTCAAGAGTGGGAATGGTCAGGCTGGGGTACAGCCTGCTCTCGGTGTGGGCCTATGA